A window of the Streptomyces sp. NBC_00454 genome harbors these coding sequences:
- a CDS encoding NADPH-dependent FMN reductase, giving the protein MTLRPHLRLHVVSASVRPTSAARPVAGWVAGRAREHGGFDVTPVDLADLALPFLDEPEYASSGIYAHPHTRAWSALADSADAFLFVLPMYNGGFTAPFKNAIDFLHAEWRGKPVGLVSYSAGGTGGAPAARMLRPVLEAVGMVPAESSVAVPGIDGLVSAEGFRAPGGLAGELARVLDEVAALAKAPVSA; this is encoded by the coding sequence ATGACCCTGCGCCCGCACCTGCGCCTCCACGTAGTCTCCGCATCCGTCCGCCCGACCTCCGCCGCCCGGCCCGTCGCCGGATGGGTCGCCGGGCGGGCCCGCGAGCACGGCGGGTTCGACGTCACCCCCGTGGATCTCGCCGATCTCGCGCTGCCCTTCCTCGACGAGCCCGAGTACGCCTCCAGCGGGATCTACGCCCACCCCCACACCCGGGCCTGGAGCGCGCTGGCGGACTCCGCCGACGCCTTCCTCTTCGTGCTCCCGATGTACAACGGCGGCTTCACCGCCCCCTTCAAGAACGCCATCGACTTCCTCCACGCCGAATGGCGGGGCAAGCCCGTCGGCCTCGTCTCGTACAGCGCCGGAGGTACCGGCGGGGCCCCGGCCGCCCGGATGCTGCGGCCGGTGCTGGAGGCCGTGGGGATGGTGCCCGCCGAGTCCTCGGTGGCCGTCCCGGGCATCGACGGGCTGGTGTCGGCCGAGGGCTTCCGGGCCCCGGGGGGCCTCGCGGGCGAGCTGGCCCGCGTGCTGGACGAGGTGGCGGCGCTGGCGAAGGCTCCGGTCAGCGCGTGA
- a CDS encoding MarR family transcriptional regulator, with protein sequence MTETEDGPRWLTAPEQDAWYAWRRMFPLVNAGIARDLTQDSALSEADYDVLSVLGSTDGHRMRISALAVLMQWSRSRLSHQLTRMEQRGIVRREEVPGDGRGAEVVLTDHGVTTIMTAAPLHVESVRRHLIDILTPEQLHTFAEVGELLRTRLGVERKSG encoded by the coding sequence ATGACCGAGACCGAGGACGGGCCGCGCTGGCTCACCGCACCCGAACAGGACGCCTGGTACGCCTGGCGGAGGATGTTCCCGCTGGTCAACGCCGGTATCGCCCGCGACCTGACCCAGGACAGCGCGCTCTCCGAAGCCGACTACGACGTCCTGTCCGTCCTCGGCTCCACCGACGGCCACCGCATGCGGATCAGCGCCCTCGCCGTCCTCATGCAGTGGTCCCGCAGCCGCCTCTCCCACCAGCTCACCCGCATGGAGCAGCGCGGAATCGTCCGCCGCGAGGAAGTGCCCGGCGACGGCCGCGGCGCCGAGGTGGTCCTCACCGACCACGGCGTCACCACGATCATGACGGCGGCCCCGCTCCACGTGGAGTCGGTCCGCCGCCACCTGATCGACATCCTGACCCCGGAACAGCTGCACACCTTCGCGGAGGTCGGCGAACTCCTGCGCACCCGCCTGGGCGTCGAGCGCAAGTCGGGCTAG
- a CDS encoding AAA domain-containing protein, with amino-acid sequence MSFDPGTFDPATFDPGTAADRATDAILRDTLHGSARGVVVDSPPGAGKSTLVVRAARELAAAGRRLMVVAQTNAQVDDLVLRLHKKDPELKVGRLHSSDGEAYDPALRELDSVVLSAKPADLAGLPVTISTAAKWAWVKDVEPWEHAIVDEAYQMRSDALLAVAGLFDRALFVGDPGQLDPFSVVGAEQWAGLSYDPSASAVSTLLAHNPTLPQHRLPVSWRLPASAAPLVSRAFYPYTRFRSGTGPGERRLSYGVAGDGSGPDRVLDEAAASGWGLLELPARHTPRTDPEAVRAVALVVRRALDRGAVTVDEQPGGPAPLTADRIAVGTAHRDQAAAVRAALAALGVTGVTVDTANRLQGREYDLTVVLHPLSGRPDATAFHLETGRLCVLASRHRHACVVVARAGIAQLLDDHPSTEPVQLGVTVKFPDGWEANHSVLAHLAEHRVSWKP; translated from the coding sequence GTGAGTTTCGATCCGGGCACCTTCGATCCGGCCACCTTCGATCCAGGCACCGCGGCCGACCGGGCCACCGACGCCATCCTGCGCGACACCCTGCACGGCTCGGCGCGGGGCGTGGTCGTCGACTCCCCGCCCGGGGCCGGCAAGTCCACGCTGGTGGTGCGGGCGGCCCGGGAGCTGGCGGCGGCCGGGCGCCGGCTGATGGTGGTCGCGCAGACCAACGCGCAGGTGGACGACCTGGTGCTGCGGCTGCACAAGAAGGATCCGGAGCTGAAGGTCGGCCGGCTGCACAGCAGCGACGGCGAGGCCTACGATCCCGCGCTGCGCGAGCTGGACTCGGTGGTCCTGTCGGCGAAGCCGGCGGACCTGGCCGGTCTGCCGGTCACGATCTCCACGGCGGCCAAGTGGGCCTGGGTCAAGGACGTGGAGCCGTGGGAGCACGCCATCGTGGACGAGGCGTACCAGATGCGCTCGGACGCGCTGCTGGCCGTGGCCGGGCTGTTCGACCGGGCGCTGTTCGTGGGCGACCCGGGGCAGTTGGACCCCTTCAGCGTGGTCGGCGCCGAGCAGTGGGCGGGCCTGTCCTACGACCCCTCCGCCTCGGCGGTCTCCACCCTCCTCGCCCACAACCCGACCCTGCCGCAGCACCGGCTGCCGGTGTCGTGGCGGCTGCCGGCTTCGGCCGCGCCGCTGGTCTCCCGAGCGTTCTACCCGTACACGCGGTTCCGCAGCGGTACGGGTCCGGGCGAGCGGCGGCTGTCCTACGGGGTCGCGGGCGACGGCTCGGGCCCCGACCGGGTGCTGGACGAGGCCGCCGCGTCGGGGTGGGGGCTGCTGGAGCTTCCGGCCCGGCACACCCCGCGGACCGACCCGGAGGCGGTGCGGGCGGTGGCCCTGGTGGTCCGCCGGGCGCTGGACCGCGGCGCCGTGACGGTGGACGAACAGCCCGGCGGCCCGGCCCCGCTGACGGCCGACCGGATCGCGGTCGGCACCGCCCACCGGGACCAGGCGGCGGCGGTCCGCGCGGCACTGGCCGCGCTGGGCGTCACCGGGGTCACGGTGGACACGGCGAACCGGCTCCAGGGGCGCGAGTACGACCTCACGGTGGTCCTCCACCCCCTGTCGGGCCGCCCGGACGCCACGGCCTTCCACCTGGAGACGGGCCGGCTGTGCGTGCTCGCCTCGCGGCACCGGCACGCGTGCGTGGTGGTGGCCCGGGCGGGGATAGCGCAGCTGCTGGACGACCACCCGTCGACGGAACCGGTGCAGTTGGGCGTGACGGTGAAGTTCCCGGACGGCTGGGAGGCCAACCACTCGGTCCTGGCCCACCTGGCGGAACACCGCGTGAGCTGGAAGCCCTGA
- a CDS encoding response regulator transcription factor, whose amino-acid sequence MASVLVVEDDQFVRSALIRHLTEASHTVRSVGTALEALREVAHHRFDLVILDLGLPDLDGAEALKMLRGITDVPVIIATARDDEAEIVRLLNDGADDYLTKPFSVEHLSARMAAVLRRARSAAGAEPPSRVLRVGGLAIDPLRRQAELDGAVLDLTRREFDLLTFLAGRPGVVVARRELLAEVWQQSYGDDQTIDVHLSWLRRKLGETAASPRYLHTLRGVGVKLEPPQ is encoded by the coding sequence ATGGCAAGTGTGCTCGTGGTCGAGGACGACCAGTTCGTACGTTCCGCCCTCATCCGGCACCTGACCGAGGCCTCGCACACCGTGCGCAGCGTCGGCACCGCCCTGGAGGCACTGCGCGAGGTCGCGCACCACCGCTTCGACCTGGTCATCCTCGACCTCGGGCTGCCCGACCTGGACGGGGCCGAGGCCCTGAAGATGCTGCGAGGCATCACCGACGTGCCCGTCATCATCGCCACCGCCCGCGACGACGAGGCGGAGATCGTCCGGCTGCTCAACGACGGCGCCGACGACTACCTGACCAAGCCCTTCTCCGTGGAGCACCTCTCGGCCCGGATGGCCGCCGTCCTGCGCCGGGCCCGCTCCGCCGCCGGGGCCGAACCGCCCTCCCGGGTCCTGCGCGTGGGCGGCCTCGCCATCGACCCGCTGCGCCGCCAGGCGGAGCTGGACGGGGCGGTACTGGACCTCACGCGGCGGGAGTTCGACCTGCTGACCTTCCTCGCCGGGCGGCCGGGCGTGGTCGTGGCCCGCAGGGAGCTGCTCGCCGAGGTCTGGCAGCAGTCGTACGGAGACGACCAGACCATCGACGTCCACCTGTCGTGGCTGCGCCGCAAGCTCGGCGAGACCGCCGCCAGCCCCCGCTACCTGCACACGCTGCGGGGGGTCGGGGTCAAGCTGGAGCCGCCGCAGTGA
- a CDS encoding putative bifunctional diguanylate cyclase/phosphodiesterase produces MSGTSEGIGSAADGIRPAMTQRHPAAEPSDLPADYRSAFDAAHLAMAVVDRTGHVVGANRAFADLLGAEPHALTGRAAADLVDLASEARTWQAYQEVLRGRQARLRCTRRVKHPDGHSLWTEVTLGPVPGSGDVLLSVADISDRRDLQARLRHLQMHDPVTRLPNRALFFERLSAALEASSYEHGGTGRIGLCYLDLDGFKAVNDTLGHRVGDRLLTAVAKRLTRCADQSGYGRTGGHLVARLGGDEFALLVEDSTGTEQLADLARSVLAAVQEPFDLAGQRLSVSASIGVVERAAEGTSATGLMQAADTTLYWAKADGKARWTLFDPERNAHRMTRQALSSTLRPAVERGEFTLEYQPLVDLESGVVRGVEALVRWNHPQFGTLTPNRFIGIAEEDGSIVQLGSWVLRTACRQARRWQIEQPSDSPVFVSVNVAVRQVWDSDLVGDVAEILAETGLAPQLLQLELTESAVMGSAGRPLQALQALSDMGVRIAIDDFGTGYSNLAYLSRLPVSVLKLDGSFVRGFRYEEGTHPNPADETIVEAMVQLAHRLGLTVTAECVETAGQAARLRRVGCDTGQGWLYSRAVAPELIAEMIAARPRH; encoded by the coding sequence GTGAGCGGAACCTCAGAAGGAATCGGTTCGGCGGCCGACGGAATCCGACCGGCCATGACACAGCGTCACCCGGCGGCGGAACCCTCCGACCTCCCGGCCGACTACCGGTCCGCCTTCGACGCGGCCCACCTCGCCATGGCCGTCGTCGACCGCACCGGTCACGTCGTCGGCGCCAACCGGGCCTTCGCCGACCTCCTCGGCGCCGAGCCGCACGCCCTCACCGGGCGGGCCGCCGCCGACCTGGTGGACCTGGCCTCCGAGGCCCGGACCTGGCAGGCGTACCAGGAGGTGCTGCGCGGACGCCAGGCCCGGCTGCGCTGCACCCGCCGGGTCAAACACCCCGACGGGCACTCGCTGTGGACCGAGGTCACCCTCGGGCCCGTTCCCGGGAGCGGTGACGTCCTGCTGTCCGTCGCCGACATCAGCGACCGGCGCGACCTCCAGGCCCGGCTGCGCCACCTCCAGATGCACGATCCGGTCACCCGGCTGCCCAACCGGGCGCTGTTCTTCGAGCGGCTCTCCGCCGCCCTGGAGGCCTCCTCCTACGAGCACGGCGGCACCGGCCGGATCGGGCTGTGCTACCTGGACCTCGACGGGTTCAAGGCCGTCAACGACACCCTGGGGCACCGGGTCGGCGACCGGCTGCTGACCGCCGTCGCCAAACGGCTGACCCGGTGCGCCGACCAGTCCGGCTACGGGCGCACCGGCGGCCACCTGGTAGCGCGGCTCGGCGGCGACGAGTTCGCCCTGCTGGTCGAGGACTCCACCGGCACCGAGCAGCTCGCCGACCTGGCGCGGAGCGTACTGGCCGCCGTACAGGAGCCGTTCGACCTGGCCGGGCAGCGGCTGTCGGTCTCCGCCTCGATCGGGGTGGTGGAACGGGCCGCCGAGGGGACCTCGGCGACCGGGCTGATGCAGGCCGCGGACACCACGCTGTACTGGGCCAAGGCGGACGGCAAGGCCCGCTGGACCCTCTTCGACCCGGAGCGCAACGCGCACCGGATGACCCGCCAGGCCCTCTCCTCCACCCTGCGACCGGCCGTGGAGCGCGGGGAGTTCACCCTGGAGTACCAGCCGCTGGTGGACCTGGAGAGCGGGGTGGTGCGCGGGGTGGAGGCCCTGGTGCGCTGGAACCACCCGCAGTTCGGCACTCTGACGCCGAATCGGTTCATCGGGATCGCCGAAGAGGACGGCTCCATCGTCCAGTTGGGGAGCTGGGTGCTGCGCACCGCGTGCCGCCAGGCGCGCCGCTGGCAGATCGAGCAGCCCAGCGACTCCCCCGTCTTCGTCTCCGTCAACGTCGCGGTGCGCCAGGTCTGGGACTCCGACCTGGTCGGCGACGTCGCGGAGATCCTCGCCGAGACCGGACTGGCCCCGCAGCTGCTCCAGCTGGAGCTGACCGAGTCCGCCGTGATGGGCTCGGCGGGCCGGCCGCTCCAGGCCCTTCAGGCGCTGAGCGACATGGGGGTGCGGATCGCCATCGACGACTTCGGCACCGGGTACTCGAACCTGGCGTACCTGAGCCGCCTCCCGGTCTCGGTCCTCAAACTGGACGGCTCCTTCGTACGGGGCTTCCGCTACGAGGAGGGCACCCACCCCAACCCGGCCGACGAGACCATCGTCGAGGCCATGGTCCAGCTCGCGCACCGGCTGGGCCTGACGGTGACGGCCGAGTGCGTGGAGACGGCCGGCCAGGCGGCGAGGCTGCGCCGCGTCGGCTGCGACACCGGCCAGGGCTGGCTGTACTCCCGGGCGGTGGCCCCGGAACTGATCGCGGAGATGATCGCCGCGCGGCCACGGCACTAG
- a CDS encoding fused MFS/spermidine synthase, protein MAGKGKDKRRGRESSEEIAGQVDGGRAALEPDRERSRAWTLLIDGAPQSHVDLDDPGYLDFSYQRRIGHLIDLFGPARRPLNVLHLGGGAFTLARYTAATRPRSSQQIVEIDAGLVAFVREHLPLDPQARVRVRAVDARAGLAKIPDGWADLVIADVFSGARTPAHLTSAEFLDDVRRALAPGGWYVANLADGPPLSHLRGQIATAATRFPELAMAADPVVWRGKRFGNAVLVAADRELPVAEFTRRVASDPHPGRVEHGRALADFAGGAAPVADASAVASPQPPPSVFR, encoded by the coding sequence GTGGCAGGCAAGGGCAAGGACAAACGGCGCGGACGCGAATCCTCAGAGGAGATCGCCGGGCAGGTCGACGGCGGCCGGGCCGCGCTGGAGCCCGACCGGGAGCGGTCGCGGGCCTGGACCCTGCTGATCGACGGCGCCCCGCAGTCGCACGTGGACCTGGACGACCCCGGATACCTGGACTTCTCCTACCAGCGCCGGATCGGCCACCTGATCGACCTCTTCGGCCCGGCCCGTCGGCCCCTGAACGTGCTCCACCTCGGCGGCGGCGCCTTCACCCTCGCCCGCTACACCGCCGCCACCCGGCCCCGCTCGTCCCAGCAGATCGTGGAGATCGACGCCGGGCTCGTGGCCTTCGTACGGGAGCACCTGCCGCTGGACCCGCAGGCGCGGGTCCGGGTCCGCGCGGTCGACGCCCGCGCGGGACTGGCCAAGATCCCGGACGGCTGGGCGGACCTGGTGATCGCGGACGTGTTCAGCGGCGCCCGCACCCCCGCGCACCTGACGAGCGCCGAGTTCCTGGACGACGTACGCCGGGCCCTGGCGCCGGGCGGCTGGTACGTGGCGAACCTCGCGGACGGGCCGCCGCTCTCCCACCTGCGGGGTCAGATCGCGACGGCCGCGACCCGGTTCCCGGAGCTGGCCATGGCGGCGGATCCCGTGGTGTGGCGGGGCAAGCGCTTCGGGAACGCGGTCCTGGTGGCAGCCGACCGGGAGCTGCCCGTGGCGGAGTTCACCCGCCGGGTCGCGAGCGATCCACATCCGGGCCGGGTGGAGCACGGCCGCGCCCTGGCGGACTTCGCGGGCGGCGCCGCGCCGGTCGCGGACGCCTCGGCCGTGGCCTCGCCGCAGCCGCCGCCCTCGGTCTTCCGCTAA
- a CDS encoding M6 family metalloprotease domain-containing protein, with product MPRQQTPGGVDRSHFRTTAAALTSLTALAAMSLVAGPAVAAPGAGPCALTRTAAHHSLGLDTWNAAYPKPVRTLNAVMVFLSFPDHRTNLTTEQLTGDYFPATSEFFERASYGRFRLVPHPQKQWIRMPKPSTAYGIQRDWAPADRAAYLRDAVAASDPEVDFSQYDVVYFVADPEAPGVDSDATKVVNFDRPIVADGTELRRIVTVFEKHPPDRNVLAHETGHVFDLPDLYHRPSDGKGDWDTYVGDWDVMGSQFGMAPDLFAWQKWKLGWLDASQIDCVPSGSSLHTLQPLSATPPRGGTGGTRLAVIRTGSGSAIAVEARGSAGNDGDTCTEGVLVYRVRNEASSGGGPIEVVDAHPNTEACWDRSVYPPLADAPLEVGETFTVPGERITIEVADRTQSGAYTVKITR from the coding sequence GTGCCGCGACAGCAGACACCCGGGGGAGTGGACCGCTCCCACTTTCGCACCACGGCAGCGGCGCTCACTTCCCTGACGGCGCTCGCCGCCATGTCGCTCGTCGCGGGACCCGCGGTCGCCGCCCCCGGAGCCGGACCCTGCGCGCTGACCCGTACCGCGGCCCACCACTCCCTGGGCCTGGACACCTGGAACGCCGCCTACCCCAAGCCGGTGCGCACGCTCAACGCGGTCATGGTCTTCCTCTCCTTCCCCGACCACCGCACCAACCTGACGACCGAGCAGCTCACAGGCGACTACTTCCCGGCGACCAGCGAGTTCTTCGAGCGGGCCTCGTACGGGCGCTTCCGCCTGGTCCCGCACCCGCAGAAGCAGTGGATCAGGATGCCGAAGCCGTCCACCGCGTACGGGATACAGCGCGACTGGGCCCCGGCCGACCGTGCCGCGTACCTGCGCGACGCCGTCGCCGCCTCCGACCCCGAGGTGGACTTCTCCCAGTACGACGTCGTCTACTTCGTCGCCGACCCGGAGGCCCCCGGGGTCGACTCGGACGCCACGAAGGTGGTCAACTTCGACCGCCCGATCGTCGCGGACGGTACGGAGCTGCGCCGCATCGTCACGGTGTTCGAGAAGCACCCGCCGGACCGCAACGTCCTCGCCCACGAGACCGGGCACGTCTTCGACCTGCCCGACCTCTACCACCGGCCCTCGGACGGCAAGGGTGACTGGGACACGTACGTGGGCGACTGGGACGTCATGGGCAGTCAGTTCGGCATGGCCCCGGACCTCTTCGCCTGGCAGAAGTGGAAGCTGGGCTGGCTGGACGCCTCCCAGATCGACTGCGTGCCGTCGGGCTCCTCCCTGCACACCCTCCAGCCCCTGTCCGCGACCCCTCCCCGGGGTGGTACGGGAGGAACCCGGCTCGCAGTGATCCGTACGGGTTCCGGCAGCGCGATCGCCGTCGAGGCGCGGGGCTCCGCCGGCAACGACGGGGACACCTGCACGGAGGGCGTCCTCGTCTACCGGGTCCGCAACGAGGCGTCCTCGGGCGGCGGGCCGATCGAGGTCGTGGACGCGCATCCGAACACGGAGGCCTGCTGGGACCGCTCGGTGTACCCGCCGCTCGCGGACGCGCCGCTGGAGGTCGGGGAGACGTTCACGGTGCCGGGGGAGCGGATCACGATCGAGGTGGCGGACCGGACCCAGTCCGGGGCGTACACGGTGAAGATCACGCGCTGA
- a CDS encoding histidine phosphatase family protein, translating into MAPRILLARHGQTAWSQLGKHTGRTDVPLLEEGRRGAKLLGERLARDPWASLRGLEVRTSPLVRASESCDLAGFGIQAEPWDALMEWDYGDYEGMTPAEIQAVRPGWLIWRDGVPGGESVAEISARADEVVTWARSAERDVLVFAHGHILRTLAARWLGFDASFGARIRLEPTSLSVLGWAYGAPALERWNDTGHLDM; encoded by the coding sequence ATGGCCCCCCGCATCCTCCTGGCCCGCCACGGCCAGACGGCGTGGTCCCAGCTCGGCAAGCACACCGGACGCACGGACGTGCCCCTGCTCGAGGAGGGCAGGCGGGGCGCGAAGCTGCTCGGCGAGCGCCTCGCCCGCGATCCGTGGGCGAGCCTGCGCGGCCTGGAAGTGCGCACCAGCCCGCTGGTGCGCGCGAGCGAGAGCTGCGACCTGGCCGGCTTCGGCATCCAGGCGGAGCCGTGGGACGCGCTCATGGAGTGGGACTACGGCGACTACGAGGGCATGACCCCGGCCGAGATCCAGGCGGTCCGGCCCGGCTGGCTGATCTGGCGCGACGGGGTTCCGGGCGGCGAGTCCGTAGCGGAGATCTCGGCCCGGGCGGACGAGGTCGTCACCTGGGCCCGTTCGGCCGAGCGCGACGTCCTGGTCTTCGCCCACGGCCACATCCTGCGCACCCTGGCGGCGCGCTGGCTCGGCTTCGACGCCTCCTTCGGAGCCCGCATCCGCCTGGAGCCGACCTCCCTGTCGGTCCTGGGCTGGGCGTACGGGGCTCCGGCGCTGGAGCGCTGGAACGACACGGGCCACCTGGACATGTAG
- a CDS encoding M20 family metallopeptidase has product MADGVHGELDRLCDAGVGQVIEWRRHLHRNPELPNRESATARLVARELSGFGLDEVRTGIAGHGVVGVLRGGLPGDRVAALRADMDALPVPDRCGAEFAAPGGTSHACGHDCHTAMLLGAARALAGVRDRLPGTVLFVFQPAEEGPPVGEDGGARLMVAEGAFDDPVPTMAFGMHVTPHPKGWVGYRSGPVYGASCLVRITVTGRQSHASSPWQGIDPMPAAGALLTGIGQLYRQVSAFSPVTVSIGHIEDVGRYNVIGETVTLWGTIRCAEERDMDGVKRRLTVLAEHTALAYGAEAAVDLLQDVPAVRNAPGWVEAALPTLRRVAGADRVVETGATLGYDDVSELITRFGGLYVMLGVQDTALDPATGEPAAVPGGRGMAGNHHPGFYADDDALATGVRLHAHAAYDHLTGALVTR; this is encoded by the coding sequence ATGGCCGATGGTGTGCACGGGGAACTGGACCGGCTCTGCGACGCGGGTGTCGGGCAGGTGATCGAATGGCGCCGCCACCTGCACCGGAATCCCGAGTTGCCGAACCGCGAGTCCGCCACCGCGCGGCTGGTGGCGCGGGAGCTCTCCGGCTTCGGGCTGGACGAGGTGCGGACCGGCATCGCCGGGCACGGGGTGGTCGGCGTGCTGCGCGGCGGCCTGCCGGGAGACCGGGTGGCCGCGCTGCGGGCCGACATGGACGCGCTGCCCGTCCCCGACCGCTGCGGCGCGGAGTTCGCCGCCCCGGGCGGGACCTCGCACGCCTGCGGCCACGACTGCCACACCGCGATGCTCCTCGGAGCGGCGCGCGCACTGGCGGGCGTGCGCGACCGGCTGCCCGGCACCGTCCTGTTCGTGTTCCAGCCCGCCGAGGAGGGTCCACCGGTCGGCGAGGACGGCGGAGCGCGCCTGATGGTGGCCGAGGGGGCCTTCGACGACCCCGTCCCCACCATGGCCTTCGGCATGCACGTCACCCCCCACCCCAAGGGCTGGGTGGGCTACCGGTCCGGCCCGGTGTACGGGGCCTCCTGCCTGGTCCGCATCACCGTCACCGGCCGCCAGTCGCACGCCTCTTCCCCCTGGCAGGGCATCGACCCGATGCCCGCCGCGGGAGCGCTGCTGACCGGCATCGGCCAGCTGTACCGGCAGGTCTCGGCGTTCTCCCCGGTCACCGTCTCCATCGGCCACATCGAGGACGTCGGCCGGTACAACGTCATCGGCGAGACCGTCACCCTGTGGGGCACGATCCGCTGCGCCGAGGAACGGGACATGGACGGGGTCAAACGCCGGCTGACCGTGCTGGCCGAGCACACGGCCCTGGCGTACGGGGCGGAGGCGGCCGTCGACCTGCTCCAGGACGTGCCCGCCGTACGCAACGCCCCCGGCTGGGTCGAGGCCGCACTGCCCACCCTGCGCCGGGTCGCGGGCGCGGACCGGGTGGTGGAGACCGGCGCCACCCTCGGCTATGACGACGTCTCAGAACTCATCACCCGCTTCGGCGGCCTGTACGTGATGCTCGGCGTCCAGGACACCGCCCTGGACCCGGCCACCGGCGAGCCCGCCGCGGTACCCGGCGGGCGGGGCATGGCGGGCAACCACCACCCCGGCTTCTACGCCGACGACGACGCGCTGGCCACGGGCGTACGGCTGCACGCGCACGCCGCGTACGACCACTTGACCGGAGCGCTGGTCACGCGCTGA
- a CDS encoding tetratricopeptide repeat protein, giving the protein MAASPHSPNSTFRRLRGQHSPAEFAALVRRAAKEIGETVSCDARYIGRVESGEIRCPNYAYERVFLHMFPGRTLADLGFSPRETVRGRLAQREQVSPFSPFNQRPNPLPSSRFKESDVLRRAFMAGGSATVAAATIGLTLLGDTRRLPSRAGEAEADAVEDAVRQIRLLDDRHGADALYRRASEPLRTAYALLDAGATRQSTEDRLHAGAGELAISVGWLAHDSGRFDDARSHYAEALATARVSGNAGLEAHAFSNMAFLARDCGRPRESVRAAQAGRRAARSLGSPRLLSLLALREAGGWAGLADRKACEEALTRAHTEFSRGAAGADPEWMSFFGEAELESLESRCWAALGEHARAARHARRAADLQDPHFARNVALYTAELADNLAHAGAPDEASWAGGRVLDLLSEVQSTRIQSMLAGTARTLVPHQRSPRVGTFLTRHASA; this is encoded by the coding sequence ATGGCGGCGTCCCCCCACTCACCCAATTCCACCTTCCGGCGGCTGCGCGGTCAGCATTCCCCGGCCGAGTTCGCCGCACTGGTGCGCAGGGCGGCGAAGGAGATCGGCGAAACGGTTTCCTGCGACGCCCGTTACATCGGCCGGGTCGAGTCCGGCGAGATCCGCTGCCCCAACTACGCCTACGAGCGGGTCTTCCTCCACATGTTCCCCGGCCGGACTCTGGCCGATCTCGGATTCTCCCCCCGGGAGACGGTGCGCGGCCGGCTGGCCCAGCGCGAGCAGGTCTCGCCCTTCTCCCCGTTCAACCAACGCCCCAACCCCCTTCCCTCTTCGCGTTTCAAGGAGAGCGACGTGCTGCGTCGCGCGTTCATGGCGGGCGGTTCCGCCACCGTGGCGGCCGCGACCATCGGTCTCACCCTGCTCGGCGACACCCGCCGGCTCCCCTCCCGCGCCGGAGAGGCGGAGGCGGACGCGGTCGAGGACGCCGTACGCCAGATCCGGCTGCTGGACGACCGGCACGGGGCGGACGCCCTGTACCGGCGGGCCTCGGAACCCCTGCGCACCGCCTACGCGTTGCTCGACGCGGGGGCCACCCGGCAGTCCACCGAGGACCGGCTGCACGCGGGCGCGGGCGAGCTGGCGATCTCGGTGGGCTGGCTCGCGCACGATTCGGGCCGCTTCGACGACGCCCGCTCGCACTACGCGGAGGCGCTCGCCACGGCCCGGGTCTCGGGGAACGCCGGGCTGGAGGCGCACGCCTTCAGCAACATGGCCTTCCTCGCACGGGACTGCGGGCGGCCGCGCGAATCGGTACGGGCGGCCCAGGCGGGCCGCCGCGCCGCGCGCTCCCTCGGTTCCCCGCGGCTCCTGTCCCTCCTCGCGCTGCGGGAGGCCGGGGGCTGGGCCGGGCTGGCGGACCGCAAGGCGTGCGAGGAGGCCCTGACCCGGGCGCACACGGAGTTCTCGCGCGGTGCGGCGGGGGCCGACCCCGAGTGGATGTCCTTCTTCGGGGAGGCCGAGCTGGAGTCGCTGGAGTCGCGCTGCTGGGCGGCGCTCGGCGAGCACGCCCGCGCGGCCCGGCACGCCCGCCGGGCGGCGGACCTCCAGGATCCGCACTTCGCCCGCAACGTCGCCCTGTACACGGCGGAGCTCGCCGACAACCTGGCCCACGCGGGCGCCCCCGACGAGGCCTCCTGGGCGGGGGGCCGGGTGCTGGACCTGCTGAGCGAGGTCCAGTCGACCCGCATCCAGTCGATGCTGGCGGGGACGGCCCGGACCCTGGTCCCCCACCAGCGCTCCCCGCGCGTGGGCACCTTCCTGACCCGGCACGCGTCGGCCTGA